Genomic DNA from bacterium:
GTTTATTACTTTTTTGGTTCTTGTCTTACTTTTGTTTCTATTGATCTTAATAAGCGATCTGCGTAAGCCTCCCATTGCTTTTTTGTTCTTTCTTCAGGAAAATTTATATACTTTGCTTTCATAGCATTTTCTATTGCAGTTTCATAATCCTCTAAAAAGTAAGCAGCTTCAGCAATTCGGAAATAAATTACAGGATTCTTTACACTATAGTTGATTATGAGATTTAAAGCTTGGTTGTATGAATTCAGCGCCTGTTCATATTCTATATTCATTACATAAATTTGTCCTATATGTAGGTGAGAATCTATTATTAATGAATCTGCCTCAATAGCTTTTTGATAGTAAGTCAAAGCTGAACCTAAATCATTTAGGTTGGAATAATTATAAGCAATTTCATTGAGACACATCCAATTGGTTGGATTTAGTGCAAGACACTTTTTACATTCAACTATAGCATCTTCATATTCTTCCAGGTTGTGTAGCCAAATGGCTTTAGTGAGGTAATATTTTTCTATCTTATTATTTATTTCAATTGCATCGTCCAATTCATCAATTGCATCATCACAGTCATCTCGATACCAAATAAAAAATGCAAGATAATAATGCGCTTCACTGTTGTTTGGTTCTGTCTCAGCCCATTTTTTGAACTCTGATTTTGCAGTTTCTGTAATTATTTCTAAACGATCCTGCAATTGGGGATACCAGCTATCCATATTTCGAACAAGAAATAATTCATCGATGGCTTCTCTATACTTTTTTTGATTATAGTATGTCATTGCAAGATTTACGTGTGCCATTGTGCAATAGTAATTCAAATCAATAGCTTTAATAAAACATTCCTGAGCTTTTACGATTTCCTGCTTTTTCATATATGCGTCACCAAGGTTAACATAGTTTCCAACATACAAGCTGTCTTTGGAAATTAATAATGTGTGTACAGTTATTGCTGAATCGAGTTTACCCGCATCAATGTAGGCATTACCAAGATTTTCATATACCGGAAGAATGGTAGAATCAATTTCTATACATTTTCGATACATTCTAATAGCTTGTTCATACTTACCTTGAAAGCTAAATGTATTGCCAAGCAAACTATAAGCAATTGCTGAATTTGGATTCACTTCAAGAAGTCTGGTTAGAGTTTTTACGGCCGACTCATGATAACCAATACCCAAATAATAATTAGCTTGTTGAAATAATGAATCTTCAGCAGTAATCTGAGAAAACGTAAAATAATTTGCTACCAGTATAAATGAGGTAACAAGAATACTTTCCTTTATTCTAAAAAACTTTGATAGAAAAAAAGTATTTTTCATAACTCCTTCTTTTTGAGTTAATTGTTAATCTTCATCGCATTTAAATGTTGCCAGCACATTATTTATCTGATCAAAATCTTTTCCTGAATCAAGTATATCCTCGCCACCATCTTCTTCAATCCTGAAGAGATAAAAAATTCCATTATCCTCAAAACTATTTGGCAGATACATATATAGTTGACCATAACTTGCTTCAGACGATCCGTAATTCATCTTGTAAAACAATTTTTGGTTAATTATTAATGTATCGCGCTTATTGATGTCAGGTTTGTAAACAAATGTTAGCCCTTGTAACTCCTCCATTATTTGAAATTCTTTATCGACAAACCTGTTTACAAATTCTTGCCTGTTAATATTCTTAGTAGACATATTTGTCAGCTTGCGATAAATGTTAATTGAAGTGCCGCTTCTTTTGCCACCGGAAACGTAATACATAAATCCCGTCTCAAGATTATAAAAAAACAATTGTTGAGAGGTTTTGTCATATTGGTATTCCCAACCATCACCAATGGGGGAGTGAATTGAGTAGCTTTTAAGTTTGACGAGATTATCGGATTCGATGTTTAAAGTGTTGTAACCAGATCCACATCTGCAAAGAAATACTATAGACAAAAAGAGCAAGACTAATATTTTCAAATATGTTTTCATCTCATCCCCCTTTAATTTTTAATTAAAGAAATCAAAGCCTCTCTAGTTGAGAGGCTTTGATAATTTTTTTATCAAAAAATATAATTAGCACCAACAGCTATACTTCCTTCCAGATTAGATTCAATTTGTCCTATTCTTCCTTTTAACAGAATATCAAACTGATCTGCTATCTGAATATTTTGCTTTACTGCTAATCCCGCATTCTGAAACGGACCGGCTGATAAACCCAGCCAGGTAATGTTTCTTGACTCTTTACTTCCAAAACCAAAACCCATATCAAACATTCCTCCTCCCGAAAGTAATGGGACGTTACTTAAATACTGGCTCGAGAAGTGAAAAGCTTCTTTATTCCCGATTCGAAGTAATCCAGTAAACTGAGTCTTTCCATCCATAGCGAAATAATCATTAATATTTTCATCGTAGATGTTTTCGGTCAGGAAGAGTGCGCCAGCGTTCAATTCAAAGTATTTATGATCAAAGGCAATAAATGGATTGAAATAAAATGATGAATTACTGGCGTCATAGTAATCGTAGAGATATCCGTACTCATTTGATTCTGAATCATCTAATGAAAAGCCTCCTGCTCTTAATCCAAATTTGAATTCATCAATTTTATGTGATACGGAGCCTCCATAATCAAAGAAAGTATTTTTTTCTATACTCATTACCTGTCCTTCACAGTTGTAGCTTACGTTTGCATATTTTCCTAGTCCCATCATAAAATCAATGAATGTAGAAGATGTTCCCGTTGAGTCAGGTGTAAAGCACACGATGTTTGGATAAAGTAAACT
This window encodes:
- a CDS encoding tetratricopeptide repeat protein; amino-acid sequence: MKNTFFLSKFFRIKESILVTSFILVANYFTFSQITAEDSLFQQANYYLGIGYHESAVKTLTRLLEVNPNSAIAYSLLGNTFSFQGKYEQAIRMYRKCIEIDSTILPVYENLGNAYIDAGKLDSAITVHTLLISKDSLYVGNYVNLGDAYMKKQEIVKAQECFIKAIDLNYYCTMAHVNLAMTYYNQKKYREAIDELFLVRNMDSWYPQLQDRLEIITETAKSEFKKWAETEPNNSEAHYYLAFFIWYRDDCDDAIDELDDAIEINNKIEKYYLTKAIWLHNLEEYEDAIVECKKCLALNPTNWMCLNEIAYNYSNLNDLGSALTYYQKAIEADSLIIDSHLHIGQIYVMNIEYEQALNSYNQALNLIINYSVKNPVIYFRIAEAAYFLEDYETAIENAMKAKYINFPEERTKKQWEAYADRLLRSIETKVRQEPKK